The following DNA comes from Papaver somniferum cultivar HN1 chromosome 4, ASM357369v1, whole genome shotgun sequence.
ACCTTGTTAACACTATCACATAATATTAATTGGGTACCTGTATAACAAGGTCGCATAAATTACAATGACATCTAATTTTTCAGTGTACCGTAATTAATCAGTACTGATTGTGAAACTACAAACTCAAGCACGGGTACTGTAAGcacaatccttttttttttttatcagaacaCAATCTCAATTACCCGCTACATCTATTAATTTGGAGTACATATATATTACAGCTTTTCAGAACAAATTTAATGTTACATCTTTTTAGAAACAAATTTACCAATCATTTAATTGAATAACTGTTACAGGCTTGGTTGAATCATTTACCAACATGTAAGCAGCAATCAACTATTCAGAAAGTATCAATGGGTTAAGATGAAATAGTAAACCGTACAGGATACACTCAGACAAATGGGAAAATGTCACACTACAGTAAAGACTGGATATGTCCAGAGATAAAATGCAGCAAATACAATGCGAAAAACGGTTTGGGACTAAACCAGCACTTGAAAATGATTTCATAAAGGCGGGTTCTGTAATCAGTTAAACCGTGCCATTTTATGACGACAGCACATGCAGTTTGCTCGCCCGTCCAAGGAATACCATCTGCGAATGGCGCTTAGAATGACGCAGAAGTCAAGATGCATTCAATAGACAATTTTAGCTCACCAAAAGAATCAACCTACTCGTCTTCAGAGTGAGATTACACTTCGATAATATTCCTCCTGTAGCAGCTACAAGTCTACGTCTAACTTTTTCAGAAGGTTGCACAGAAAGCTGCAAAAAGACAAGGACATGTTTGTGTACCCAAAATTAGGATAGAACATATGCAAGCTTGATTGAAACATGAAAGCTTGAATATACATGGGCATAATGAATTACCAGTGAAGAGCCATACATGAGGAGAAGCTGCAGATAATAATTTATCCACATGCAGCAATGTTTGCTCAATCCAGTGTTTTAAGCGGCTAACACACAAAGATTGTACGCCTCTGCAAGAATCAGAGCTACACTTCTCTAAAATTGTAGAGAGAACGGTACAAGTTATCCGGCGACTAGATTTGCTTCTTATGCTGTATTAGGAAGATGACGAAGTGTCTCCAGAAACACCAGGCTGGATTTATCTTCGCTTGGTTGAGGAGGACTGGAAAATATCATTTTCAGGTACACCAAGACCAGGAAGATATGCATCGTCTTTGAGGTCTATCATGAAAAATTCTATCAAACCTCTTATCGTTGGATCAATTGCTTCTGTACTTGCACCTGCACCACTTATCATTGCCTTCGACATATGCAAAACTTTTGCAAATCGGCTAACAACACCAGGTGAAAAGAAAGCTAGTGCATCTGTCCCAACCTGCAAGTACACCATTTGGTTACAAAACACAAAAGCATATGTCATTTTTTGTATGACAGCATCCAAAAAGGAGACAAACTCGTAATCATGCTTGAAATAAGAATTTATCGAACTggaaagaaaaaatgaaatagAAGATGAAATCTGCCCAAAAAATATACGAAATCCTGCAAATTACGTTAGCaacaagcactctaagagttaAAAAGGCCTCGATATGAAGCCTTGCACACGATGCACTCGGTTAGCCTCAATGTCCGCAATCTATTAATTTATACATTAAAATCAAGAAAACAGTTTTAgctagaaaagaaaaagagacacCCAAAACCTTAAAAACAAATATTAGAGCTACAGCTTATAATTACCACATACTTTGAGATGACGTAAGAGCCAGTATCCAACAGCAGCAGAAGCATCCTGTGACTGAAGAAATGCAACCAAGCATTCATCTGGCTCTGACTTATTTAGTAATAGTGTTTGGAATATGCTAGAAATCTGTGTGCATATGGAAAACACATTTGAGCTGGAGTGGAGCCTAAGAAGCAAAGCTCTAAAGCACCTAACTATCCCTTCTCGCAATTCTTCAGAACTTTCAGATGGCGTAACCAAATCCCCATAAGTTAACTCTTTCAGCACTATGatcatctacaaaaaaaaaatttaaaaaaaaaacataggtcATGCATCTACCTAACAAACAGAAACACAAATAAAAGGTGTACATATGTACCAACTACCTAGACTTACTAAAGAGCAAAGAATCTCAAAATACATATCGCAATACAAGGTTTACAACGTCTGCATTTCATGTCACTTTCTAGCATTGGTGGCATTATAAGTAATTTCCAAGTTCCAACAGATGCCGGAATTAAAACTTATACGAAATTTTAAGCTGTGAATTGGTATTAAGCCATTTCCTTTTTCAACaaatcaaaactagatacataATTACTAATCATTTATCACATTGTATCTTATAGCCAACATGTAACAGCCTAATTTCCTATGCGGCTGCTAACTCTCATACTTAAAGGTTACCCACTCTTATTGGCAAATGAAATGATCACTCTAGATTTCCCTCCTAACAAGTTGCATTGGTACATCGCAACAAAATGGCGTCATTCTCTAAAACATTGCAACTCAAACTAGTTGTGTCGGATCATCTCCCTATAACTTGTCGTGAATGCTTGTATTTTCTCGAGCCTTCTATAACTGCACCTGCACCATTAATGGTACTCGACAACATATTGTATGGGAAAACAAATGAAAAGCTATACCAACACATAATTCCCCCAAATTCATTTGTACGAGTCAGAAAGACGTAGCAATTCTGTTATAtactatatatagagagagacagAGATAATACCTACTCTTGGAGTAGGCTGAAGCTCATTGGCAATGAAGGAAATTTTTCCATCATTGCCGCTGCCTTGCTATACAAAAAGCTGCAAGAAAATGACTTGCAATCAATTTTTCTAGTCAAAGCATAGATGTTTAAGAAAATTGAAGTAAATATCTACTGCCATAATCTTGGTCCTTGTGTCCTGTATAAGCATTACCGTGCCCATAAGCGAATCCATCAAAACTAGAACAACCAGGTCCATTATTAAGCCAAAAAGCAACAGGATATTCAGATGACACTACAAAGTAAAAGAACAAACTCTTCCCACTTTTCTTAACTACAATCACATATGTGAAAGACCCAATTCACCAAAACAAGTAAAATATAAAAACACGGGTTTTGCTCAAATCATTATGAAATCATGAAATTTACTAATTGTAGAATGGTTCCGACAAATTATGTTAGGATCCGACACCGAACTAGAGGAATCCTAGTACTAAAAGGGATAAATTAATCCGTTGATTGGAGATCAGCCACCTTAATCCTTTGAATCGGGGATTAGCCACCAAATAAGCATAGCACTTTTGATATTAATTGTATTGATTGAATGCATAAATCCTAGAACAAATTATAGATATATAGAGAACATAACTTGAGTCCtaaaaaaatactccctccgttcttttttaatagactGGTTTCCTAAAATAGATGTTTCAAAAATATAGGCTGATATCCCAATTGGGAGGGTACTAGGTTTCACTTTTACGGTTTTAACCTTCATAAAAACATTTTTTCTCCTCTACCATTATCACCGAAACATCTTCACCGCCGTTTCAGGCCTCCTTCAGCTTCATCTTCTCCCACACAAACCACCACAAGCAACACCATCGCCACCACtacaccaccagcaacaccgtCGCCACCATTACAACAAAGAAATGTCAAAaacccatttcccatcaaaaagaTCACAACTTTCAGGAGGCCCTTCAATTTCTTCaattcaatttcttcaataatCTTCTTGATTTCTGGTTTCTGTTTAGGAACCACCTCTGATTCAATAATGGGTTGTTGGATTTTTGATGGTTTaacatcagaatcatcaacatggGTTTCTTGTGATTTTATTCTAGTAACGGTTGTGGTTGTAGTTCTTGAATTCTtattatcaccttcttcttcagtaTTTGTGATTGAAGTAGAGATTTCTTGGTGAAGTTCTTGACGATGATGATGAGTAGTAATGGTTTAGTAGTAGCAGAATAAGGTTTAGTTGAGAATGGGAATTTTACGCCCACAAATTGTTTGAAGAAAGTCCCTAAAGAATTTCAGGTTTACTAATGGTGTTGAATGGCAAATCTTTGACGTCC
Coding sequences within:
- the LOC113272763 gene encoding uncharacterized protein LOC113272763, producing the protein MDLVVLVLMDSLMGTQGSGNDGKISFIANELQPTPRMIIVLKELTYGDLVTPSESSEELREGIVRCFRALLLRLHSSSNVFSICTQISSIFQTLLLNKSEPDECLVAFLQSQDASAAVGYWLLRHLKVGTDALAFFSPGVVSRFAKVLHMSKAMISGAGASTEAIDPTIRGLIEFFMIDLKDDAYLPGLGVPENDIFQSSSTKRR